The stretch of DNA AGACACTCGATCAAATCCGGACCGCGTTCGAGGTGATGTTTACCCGGATGTTCGGCGGGGGAGCGACGGAGTTGGCCCTCACGAATCCCGAAGATGTTCTGGAATCCGGCATTGACGTGATAGTGCAACTTCCCAGCAAGAAGCGCCAGAGCCTGGAACTGCTCTCAGGCGGCGAGCGCGCGCTGACCGCTTCCGCTCTGATGTTTGCCCTGCTCTCGATACGGCCGAGCCCCTTCTGCCTGCTTGACGAGGTTGATGCCCCTCTGGACGAGGCAAATGTCGAACGTTTCGCGGATATCGTGAAGGAATTCGCTGAGAAATCGCAGATGATAGTTATCACTCACAATAAGGCGACGATGGAGGCTGCTGATATCCTATATGGTGTGACGATGCAGGAGCCGGGCATCTCCAAGCTCGTTTCCGTGAAGATGAGCGATATGGCCGAGGAGTCTGCGGTTTGACACGGGAGTCTTCAATGCACGGGAAACCCGATCGCGCCTCTAGGTTCTGTCTGATCGCGGCGATCGCCATCGCTGTCTGTCCGGCGCTTGTGCAGGGATGCAGGCGGACGCCGAGAGAACTCGTCGCCGATTCAGGAAACGTCATCGTTGCTGCTCCCACTGCTGGGTCAGTCGTGTCCAGCCCCGTGACCGTCAGGGGGCGCGCCCGTGTGTTTGAGGCCGCACTGAACGGACGGGTCGTCACGAAAAGCGGGAACGTGTTGGGCGAAGCCTACTTCATGGCGGATGCCGGTGGCCCCGAGTTCGGGAACTTCGATGCCGAGATCGCATTCAAGATGTCTCGATCCGCGGAGTCCGGGTACGTCGAGGTGTTCGCGCGTTCTGCGAAGGACGGGGCGATCATAGATCTTGTTCGAGTTCCAGTGCGCCTCCGCGGTCGCTAGCGGGAGTATACGAGCGCGTGTCTGGTGATGGTCTGTACCCGCATACCTGTTGAACCCAACTGGTCCAGTATATGATCTCGGCGTGAAGTGCCCGACTTTATGCGAACAGTACTTGACAGGCCTGTAAGGTGGGTTGTATTATGTCAGCACCTGCCGGAATTGGGTCTGGCAGAGATGAGTAGTTTTCCGATTGAAAGGGGGCAGTTAGTATGGATTCAAAGGACGGCGCAAGAGACTACGTGGGCATCCGAAAAGCCATGGGAGGTCAGTCGTTGGGAGAACTGGAGGCGCAGATTCTGGACATCATCTGGGACTTGGAGCCGCCGGTCAGCACCACCCAGGTCTTCAAGATCATGTACCCGCGTAGAGAGCTCTCGTACTCTACCATCATGCTGACGATGGCGAAGCTCGCGCGCAAGGGCATCCTCACCCAGAAACGGACCGGCGACAAGAAGACCGATCCGTTCATCTACACACCCAACATGTCTCGCGAACAGATGGGGATGGTCCTGCTGAACGAGGTATCCAAGCAGGTGATGAGAAAGCCGCTGCATGAGGCCATTCCGGTTCTCTGTGGCACCGAAGGCGACATCTCAAAGTCGGACTTGGCCAAGTTGGGCAAGCTGATCGCCAAGGCGAAGTAGCCTGATACCGGCGGTTCAGCGCATATCTGAATATCGCTAAGCAATCACCACGACCGGGGCGGGAGAGAGATCTTCTGCCCCGCTTCGGTTCAGCCGACCTCCCAGGGCATCAGCTCTTGAAGAGGTCCGCTCAGTATCTGCAACTGTGCGGTGAATATCAGGACTCCGACCAATATCAGCAACGCGCCGCTGGCGATTTCGATCTTCCGAAAGTGCGGCTTGATGCGGTTCATGGCCCCGACTGCGTGACTCGTCGCAAATCCCGTGAGGACGAACGGAATCCCGAGACCGAGGGAATACACGGCTAGCAGAGCAGCTCCTCTTGTAACCCCGCCGGAGTTGGCGGCAATGGTGAGGATAGTTCCCAGAACCGGCCCTACGCACGGCGTCCATCCGAACGCGAACGTGATCCCCAGCAGGAATGCTCCCAGGTATCCAACGTTCTTGATGCGAAGGTGAAAGCGTCTCTCGGAGTATAGAGCCCTGATGCGAAACACACCGAGCATGTGTAGCCCGAAGACGACGATGATCGTTCCAGCGACTTTCATGATCAGTTCCCTGTGCAGCATCAGAGCCTGGCTTATTGACGTGGCTGTTGCCCCCATGACCGTGAACACCAGCGAGAATCCCATCACGAATGCAATGGAACGCATTCCAGCCCGATGCATTGACTGCCTGCTCTCTCCTGCTGCCAGGTCCTCGATCGAGACACCCGACATGTACGATATGTAAGCCGGGACGAGGGGCAAGACGCACGGCGACAGGAACGACAGAATCCCACCGACGAAGGCGGTGATGAAAGGAATTTCCATGGCGAATCTCCTTGAGTACTTGCTCGGGTATGTTTTCCTCGAAACCCGCAGTTTCCTGCACTGATTGTACATGAAGAAGACCCGAGCCGTGTTGCAGTCACGTCACGACGCGTGGTATCCTAGAGCGTCGTTTTCGAGCGGGGTTGCAGCTGCAGCCAGAGGATATGGGGGATGGATCGGACGTCTCGCGCATTGGGTTTGTCTGTGTTCGTATTGGGCATTGCCATGCTTCTGATTGTTTTTGCCGTTGCCTTGTGGATGTTCATTGCGGGAGGCATCCACATGTCGGCGCGAAGTGAGGGGTCGGGCGCGGTGTCAGCTCTCGGCTCCTTAGGCAACGCGACAGCGGCTGTGTTCACCCGAATCGCGCTTCTCTTCGTCGTTGCACTGGCTGGATCGTTGGTTGCCGGAAGAGGAGTGGATCTGTATCTGGGCAGTCGGAAAGGGCCCGGTCACGTCATTGGTGAGGAGGAAAGGCTAGGGCCGGAGGACTAGCGTTATGGAGCGCCCTGTGCTATAATGCCCGCGGCGCTCAGTGCCGTCGTCGCGGTCGTCTTGAGGCTGACGTCGGTAGGTGGGCTGTAGCAGCGGGTAGGACTCCGAGCGGGCGAACGTTGTGCCGTACATCAGTTCCCGTTCGACTGGGTTGCAGCAAGGGGTCTCATACGGCAGTTGAGTCCCGAAATCCTGGATCGGGCAAGCAGTGCTGCCCGAGATTAGGCGATTGAGTCGCCTAGCCAAGAGAGGAGATAACGACAATGTCAGACGATCTGGAACCGCAAGAGACTACGGATGTCGAGGCGACAACCGTTTCCGAGGAGACAATCTCCGTCGAACCCGAATTGAACGTCGAGACAGGAGAACCGGCCGCTGAACCCCAGGAGGGGCCCTCTGAAGAGCCTCTCGGCGAAGTCGAGCAGGTTGCGGAACCGGGAGGAGTTTCTGGGGAACCCTTAGGTGACGTCGAGCGGGTTGCGGAGGCGACAGGAGTCTCTGAGGAGCCTTCAGGCAGCGTCGAGCAGGTTGCGGAGGCGGAGGCCACCCCCGTAGCGCCCGCGCGGAAGAAGTCGGAAAGAACTCAGAAACCGCGATCCGAATCAGATATGGACTACTCCAACACTTTCCGCGAACTGACGGAGGGCGATGTAGTGCCCGGAGTGGTCGTTCACATAGATAAGGAAGGCGTTCTGGTAGACGTCGGCACGAAGTCCGAGGGCATAATCCGTCCTCACGAGTTGGCGACCAGTCCGTACCAGTCGGCCGAGGACGTGGTCTCCGTTGGAGAGGAGATCAACGTCTACGTGATGGAGACCGAGAATCAGGATGGCAACCTGATTCTCTCAAAGAAGCGCGCGGATTTCGAGAAGGCTTGGGATAAGGTTCAGGCTGCGATGGAGGACAAGAGGGTCATCACCGCGATGGTGAATGATCGTGTCAAGGGTGGTCTGGTGGTGGATCTCGGCATCCGCGGATTCGTTCCTGCCTCTCACGTTGGCAGTGGGAAGGTCAAGAACCTGGAGAAGTACATCGGGCAGTCGTTGCCCCTCAAGGTGATCGAGGTTGACCGCGAGCGTCGCAAGGTCGTCCTCTCACACAGGCTCGCGACCGAAGAGGAGCGCGAGAAGAAGCGGGAGGAGACGGTCGCAGCGCTCACCGAGGGCCAGGTCAGGGACGGAGTCGTGCGGCGGATCACCGACTACGGCGCTTTCGTGGATCTGGGCGGCATTGACGGCCTGCTCCACATCAGCGAGATGTCATGGACGCGGATCAACCACCCGTCCGAGGTCGTCAAGGTCGGACAGAAAATCCAGGTCGCTATATTGAAGCTCAACTTGGAGCAAGGCAGAGTATCACTCGGCATGCGGCAGATTCTTCCCGATCCGTGGACCGTAGTTCCTGGGAGATATACGGTCGGGGAGACAATCGAGGTAACGATATCCAGGCTGGTTCCGTTCGGCGCGTTCGTCGCTCTCGAGGGTGGAATCGAAGCCATCATCCCGAACTCCGAACTCAGTAGGCGTCGTGTGAATCGGCCGGAGGACATCGTGTCCGTTGGCGAGACCGTCCAGGCCAAAGTCATTGACATCAAGCCGGAAGAGCGCCGCATGACCCTGAGCATTCGACAGATTCGTGAGGACAAGGAACGTGAAGAGTACGACAGCTACCGGCACTCGTCGCGGTCGTCGTCGCAGGATAGCGGTCGGATGACTCTGGGCGACCTGGTGGGATCGCAGTTGAAGGAGCTTCAGGCGGGCATGAAGCAGGAAACTCCTGCTGAAGAGCCTGTCGCGGAGGCGATTTCCGATTCTGATGCCGCGCAAGATGTGTCGAGCGTTGAGGACGTTGTCGAGAATGTCGTTGAGCCGGAAGCGGTTGTGGCGGAGCCTGAGCCGGAAGCCGTTGAGGAGTCTCCAGAGGAAGTTGCGGAGGCGACGTCTGAGGAGGCTGTCATAGAGGGCCTGCCGGAGACCGAAACCGATGAAGGTGAGGCTGAGGCCTGACGCATTGCGTAAGGCTGAGGGAGCCGTGAGATTCGGGGCGAGTGAACTGCCATGAGTCCTGATGGGGAAACCAGTTATGAGCCAGTCCGTGGGCAAGAGCCTGAACGGGCTGGCTCTTTCTCTTGCCGAAACACTCTGGTCGTGGGGCTTACAGGCGGAGTGGCGTCGGGTAAGTCTACGGTGGCGCACATGCTGGAGGCCATGGGGGCCACTTGGATCAGCGCCGATGAAATCGTCCACGCGTTGCTCGCTCCGGGAACGGAGACTTCGAGTCAGGTGGCGAGGGAGTTCGGTTCTGAGGTGCTCTCTCCAAGCGGTGGAGTTGACCGCGGCAAGCTGGGGACGATCGTGTTCAGCGATGTCGAGAAGCGGCGTCGGCTTGAAGCGATCCTGCATCCGATCGTCATGAAGGAGATTTCCAGTAGCATAGAGAGGTTTCGAGACTGTGGGTCGGGAGTGCTGGTCGTTGAGGTCCCTCTTCTGGTAGAGATCGGGGCTGCAAGGATGTTCGATAAGATTCTGGTGGTGTCTGCGGAACAAGAGAGCCAGATCAGCCGTCTACATAAGCGATGCAACCTGAACAGAGATGAAGCGGAACTGCGCCTCAAGGCGCAGTTGCCGATGAAGGACAAGATGCAGTTCGCTGACTGGGTTATCAGCACCGAAGGCACTCTGGCCGACACCAGAACGCGGGTGGAGAGACTCTGGTGTGACATTCAAGAGTGCCTTGCACTTGGGGAATAGCTGTGCTATAATCTCACGGTTCGCGGCAAGGCCCCGGTTTTGCGGGCTTGCGATGAGATTGATGCGCGGTTTACGGGACGTGCGCGTGCATCTTCCGAGCGGGTAGTTAGTCAGGGCATTCCATAACAATATGCGCCATTCCAAAGGACGGTAGACCGGGCTCGCCGAAAGCCGACAGCACTCCTTGATTCATCAGGAACAGCACCCCCCTTGGAATCAGCATGTTTGCCTTGGCCTCTGACGAGCCTGCCCCGTTAGAGCCGGGTGATTGGGCCTTCTGCGCAACCGTGATCCCGTCGAGATTATCCGGCGACGTGCCGGGCCAAATCGTCTTAGGAGGACATATTCCTGTGAGACCATTCAGAAACCATGCCAGGCGCTGGCCGGTCAGCGCGCTGTGCATCGTCTCCCTCTGTGCAGCACTGTGCAGCGGACTGTTCTTCTCCACGCCGCTGCGGGCGCAGGTAGGCATTACGCAGGTCGCTGTCGTAGATTTCCGAAATTCGAGCAAGATGCCCGGACAGATGTTCGGGCGCATGGCAACAGATGCCGTGGTGCTCGAGCTCATCCGGTCAGGCAAGTTCGGCGTCGTCCCCAGTGATTCCCTGTCCGCCATGATGAACCAGCTCGGCTACGATGCGAATATGAGCCAATCCGCAATGATCCGTCTGGGCCAGGAAGTGGAAGCTTCGGCGGTTCTGAGTGGCGACGTCCTCTCCATCAACTTCGACAAAGACAAGAAGAAGGCGGAGGCGCGGATTGCCGTCAAACTTCTGGATGTAGCCTCGGGCGAGATGCTGAACGGCGCGGTTGCGACTGGGATCAGCCAGCCGCGAACCGGCTACACCGCAGATGAGGACAGGATGCTCGTCGAGGCGATCAAGGACGCCGCTCGAACGGCGGTTGAGACCATGGTTGCCTATACCATCCCTGAGGCGACCGTCCTGAACTCGGTGGGCACAAGCGAGGTACTCCTGAACAAGGGATCCCGGGAGGGGCTCCAGCCCGGCATGGAGATGATCGTCATCCGCCGGATGGATGGCGGCGAGGAAGTCGTCGGGCGCGTCAGGGTGAACAAGGTCAGCGACAGCGATGCCATGGCGACTATTCTGAAGGCTCCGAGGGGTGTCAAGCCCGAGGACCGAGTGCGCGCCGTCTACAAGATGCCTGATATCAGCGACACTAGCCGCACCGTCGCACCGCGGTCATCCAGCAGGCCCAGCATCACGAGCGGGAACAAGCTTCTCATGGGCTTGGCGCTCATTATCGGCATAGGCGCGCTCTTTGGCAATCTGGGCGACAAACCGGAGTCGGTGAGCGGCGTTGCTGCGGCCGGAGCCACTCCCGACATCACTTCCGCGTTCGACGATGGCGGGGTCTTCATTGGCTGGAACGAGCCTAGGGGCGTCAGAACCTCGGATATCATAGAGTACCACGTTTGGCGTGACAATCACGGCAACTACTTCGCCAGCGGAGGGGAAGCCACGCTCGCCGGCCCGGTTCTGGTGCCTGACAGTGTGACAGCCACTCCCTACAACGGCGGAATAGGGCGTTTCGATCATCACAGCATTGATGATACAGCAGTTCGTCTGGATTATACGTGGAACTACGTCGGTATAGATGGTGAGTTGGCTCAAGGCACACAAGCCAATATGCCAGGAATAACCGTTGGAAAGACTCACAAGTACTGGCTGTCCTGTGTGTACCGCATTACTAGCCCGACGGATGGCAGCGTGGGGTACAAAGAGAGTACGCCGACGTATCTTGGCACGGCGACCTACGTGCTGCCCCCGGTGTGCGTGAGCCCGGATGCGACCACCGGTCTGCCCCTTAGCAGTATTACATTTGAATGGGAGTTGTCCGCGGGCGCCAACCGCTACCGGGTCGAGGTATCAACTAGCGATGACTTCATCCGTGATCAGACCGTATGCTTTGACGTTAACCGGAGTACAGACCGGTTGACGGTTGACCTAAGGAGCCACCCGGAGTTGGCAGGTGTATTTGATGGTCAGGAGCTGTTCTGGCGCGTGGGAGCCAAGAACAGTAATGACAGGCCTGGGCCAATGCCCTCGGGAAACGGTGCTTCCGCTGCGGCGACCGGGACGAAGAACACGCGGTATATCTACTCCACAGAGGCACTCAGTTTCTTTGTTGACGCACCTCCCGGCACCGGCCCCGGCGATGATGACGGCGGGGGCGACGACGGCGGCGGCCCTCCTCCGCCTCCGGATATCTGATGCAGTCTTTCGTTGCAGGGAAAGCAGGGTAGGAGATGACCAAGATACTTGGTAGAACGATAGTCAGGGGCACCAAGAGCCTCTTCCTCGTCTGCGGGATACTGATCGCCGTTCAGGGGTGGGCGGCGCAGGGTTTCGTCCGCCGGCCGGCTCCCTCTAGGGAATACGCGGCCAACCAGGTAATGGTGACGCTTCGTCCGGGATACACCGAGGCCGATCTATCGGCCTTGAATGCCGCTTACGGAAGTCGCGTCGTGCGGCGGCTTAGCAACGGCAGCACGTTTCTGCTGGATCTCCCGGGAAGCGGCGCGCCTTCCGAGTCGTTTGTGGCGAGCGGGTCTGCGATCGCGAGGAAATACCCTGCCGTCCAGGGTGTACAGCACAACTACTACCATGAGATAAAGGCCAGGCCGAACGACGAGTACTTCAACGCCTATTACGATACGCTGTCGAGGCTGATGGGTCAGTGGTACTTCCAGCCGGATCCCTCAGATGCCGCCATTAAGCACGTATATGCCACGGAGGCATGGGACCTGCAACAGGGCAGCAGCGACATCATCGTCGCCGTCATCGACACCGGGATCAGGACGAAGAGCGCCCTCGGAGATGACGGCACGACCTACTATCGCACGCCGCATCCGGATCTCGTGGGCAGGCTGATTGTGGATCCTGCGCCGGTGCTCAGTCCGTACGGAGTGATCCCTCCCGACACCGCGATGGGGGATAACGACCCGTCGCCGCCTGAGAACGCCGGCGCCTATGTCGCAGCCCACGGCACAATGGTCGCCGGATTGATCGCGGCTCAAGGCGACAACACCATCGGCATCAGTGGGATGTGCTGGAACGGCGTCAAGATTCTGCCGGTCAAGGTCGCGACTGATGAGGATGGGCTTATCTGGGACGACGCCGTGTTTGACGCGCTGGAGTACTGCATAAGATATCGGGACACCGAGCTTACGTCGTCCGGCTTTCCCAAGCGAGTAAACGTGATCAACATGAGCTTTGGCCGCCAGACGCTGTGGCCGTCCACTCTGGTGTCGCAGATTCAGCGAGCTGCCGCCTCCGGAATCATCCTGGTGTCTACGTCCGGCAACGAGTGGGAGTCCGGCCCGTACCCGCCGGACTATCCTGCGGCGCTGGATGAAGTGATCTGCGTAGGTAGCACGGACAGGCGCGATGTGGTGAGTACCTTCTCCCAGCGGGGGCGAGCGCTCGATATCGTCGCTCCGGGAGAGGACGTCATAAGCACGGCCTTCAGTCCCTATCTGGCCGAGATTGGTCCCGTAGATTCGGGCGGCGGAGATAACGGGGGCGGCGGCGGTCCGCCGATAAACCCTCCCGGTTACTACCCTTCTCAGATTCAGGCGATCGGTTCGCTCTTCCCTGACAAGTACGGCAACTACATCGCCGAGTTCATAAGCGGATCGTCTTTCGCGACGGCCATCGTGTCTGGCGCGGCCGCGTTGCTGATGTCTCAGGGTGTTCCGGCTGCGGACGTGAAGAACATGCTCTACAGCACTGCTACGCCTAAGGGATTCGGCCGTCCGAACGAGACGTACGGCTGGGGGTTGCTGAACGTTCGCGCGGCGCTCGAAAAGGCCTCGATTGACGTCCAGATCCAGACTCCTGCGAAGTCGAGCGTTGTGACAAGTGCGCGCCCCAGGATTCGCATTGACTTCCGGCATGCCCTGGCCTCATCCATCCGAGTATGGCTCGACAAGGGCACGGCTGGCCAGGTGCTGCTCATCGGAGGATCGGGTGCGGCTATTCAGGATTGGAGCGGCTTGTACTACACGCTCGATGCGGCCGCCGGGAAGACCTATCTTCAGTTCGATTACCCGATCGCCGCCGGTTCACACACCATCACGGCTTCCGCAGACAGCGACATTCTTTTCGATTCGGAGCTTCCGGTCGCGGTATCGGCGGAGGACTCCAGTACCTTTATCGTTCGGGCCGCCACGCTGAATCCGGGCTGGCACATGTTCTCCGTGCCCTACAAGCTCGACAGTTCCGTTACCCCGGATCAGGTGATCGGAACGGGTTCGCAGCTGTGGAGGTACGCCTACACGGATGGAGAGAGCCCGCGGTATGCCGCATATGCATATGGAGCGCGCATGGACAACGAAGCGACGTTCCATCCTTACAGCGTCATCGCGAACCTGTCCGTTCGGCCGTCCGGTAGTGCTGTCGCCACGCCTCCGGCCGGTCTCGGCTACTGGCTGAGAGTTCGGAGTTCCGGTTGGACTCTGCCGGGTCTGAATCCGGCTACGGCTTCCGAGGTGGGGGGCGGGCCTTATGAGATCGGGCTCTATAAGGGATGGAATATGGTTGGATGCCCGTACGTTTCGGCCGCTCCCTGGTCGAGCGCGCTGGTGGATTACGGCGGACTGCGCCTGACAGCGCAGGAAGCAGTCACGATGGGCTGGATTGGCAACTATATATACAGCTATGATCCTGTCAACCAGAGGTATAGCACCGCGTCGGTGAGCAGTGCGGTGATGCAGCCCTGGCAGTCGCAGTGGGTGAAGGTCAAGGTGGATGCTCCGATTACGGCGCGCACGTACAACGCATCCTTCCAGGGTACGTTTGGACTGACTACGGCGCCGGACTGCACGGGTCAGGTTGCATCGGACTGGTCTGCATTCGCGGCTAGCGGAGAGGCGCACTTCACCGTTGGGTCCGTGGGTGTCACCGATGGTGTGTCCCAGAAAGTCATGCCGGCGAGTTCGGCCGGGTGGTTCGTTGGAGGCATCTACCAGCAGATAGCGGTTTTGCCCGGGCAGAGATACACCTTTTCGGCATGGACCAGGCGAGACATGAACTGCTCCGGAGTTTCGGGCACTTGCAGGTGGCCGTTCGGAGAAGGCACTCAGGTCGGTATTGATCCGACCGGTGGTACCGACCCTCTCGCGTCGAGCGTTGTCTGGTCTTCAACCGAGTCCCTCGTCGGGGACTGGTCGCAGCAGCTCGCGTATGCGACCGCGCAGTCGTCAACCATGACGGTGTTTGTGGCGGCGTTTGCCGGTGCGCCCGGGACAGACCGTTCGGTCTACATTGACAACGCCCAGGTGTCAGGCGGGCATGACATCACGTTGATAGTCAACCCGGGCTATACCACCGATCGGCTCTGATGCGACGACGCGGCACGGGTTTACGGAGGATCATATTGTTACAGCGAAATCACGCATCACTGACCTTCTTGCTTAGCGCGGCCGTGTTGCTGCTGCTTCCGACAGCTGCGTTGACGCAAGAGGACGTGGTTACGTCGATATCCATGAATAACAGTTTCGTCGGCGTGACCATATATCAGAGCGGCGCGGACTCCTCCGGGCGCTTTTCGATATGGAACGTCGAGGGCGATCCCTCCAGTTCCATGGACGACCATGAGTCCGTGGTTGACTGGGGATCGGTCCGCCTCATGATAGATATGCTGCCGGAGGACGAGGACACACTTGGCAAGGTGTGGGCGACGTTCGAGAAGGGCGGCAGTCTCGGCATCTGGGGTGACGCTGGTGACGGCTCCTGGTTGCTTGTGCCAAGCCTTGTGCCGAACCAGAAGGCGATCAGGGGAATCTGGCAGCCGGTTCCTGCCGAAGGAGTTCTGGGGCCGATCACCTTCGAACAGGAGGTCAGGCTGCTGCACGACATGGTTCGCTTCAAGTGGACGATCACGAACAATGACGCGGTCTCGCACCAGGTCGGGGTCAGGATTGACGGTGACATATTTGTCGAGCCGCAGAATACCGGCGTGCTCAATCAGCGAAATGCCGTCAGCATTCCGGGCTATCCTCTTGTGGAAGAGCGCACCTTGATCTCGTCTCCACAGATTCCGGCTTACGTGGACTTCTACAACGGTGTGAGCGATCCGTCGAGAGCAGCTCGCATCGTTCTTGAAGGCAACAGCGCGGCCAAACCCGATATGCTGGGCATCGATGAATACTCGGCGCTGTCATCCAGTGCATGGTCGTACGTTGCTGATCCGCTGAGCACATCGCTCGTTCCGAAGTTCATCTGGGGATACGAGATTTGGCCTGAACACCAATACATCACCAACAATCTGGGATATGCGGCGTTCTGGAAACCGGTCACCGTCGCCGCCGGGAAGAGTCGGACCATCATCCACTACATCGGCAATCCGGCGTGGAATAGCTCTGTCAACTTGCCGAGCATTGACCGCCCGGTGTATGCGGCATCCGTCAACGGGCCGGTCGCTCTGAAATACTATGTGGATGAGATCACCGGCGAGGAGGTCTACGGTCCGGAGACATTCCGGATCACGGCCTCTCTGGAGAACCAGGACTCGGCGACGAACCTGACGAACTGCGGGTTCACCTTGATCCTGCCTTCCGGTCTGGCTCTGGACTCTTCGGAGCCACAGGCGACCAAGAGCATACCGCTGATCGGCGCTAACAGTGAGAGTTCGGTTTCCTGGCTCGTCAGGGCCACCGGCGCGAAGACAGGCTTGTTGACTTACTACGTTTCCGTCAATGCCTATCCGATGGGCGGGACGATCTTGCGCCGCGATATCAACGTTCCGGCGATATCCACGCGTTCGCTGACCTATGGCTGGCAGCAGTTCTCGGTGCCGTTCTTGCTGACGAGCACCAGCCCGAGTTCGCTCGGACTGATGCCGGGCAGCATGATCAAGATGTTCCGATACGACACGAGTCTGCCCAGGAGCGCACCTTACTACCCCTA from Armatimonadota bacterium encodes:
- a CDS encoding S8 family serine peptidase produces the protein MTKILGRTIVRGTKSLFLVCGILIAVQGWAAQGFVRRPAPSREYAANQVMVTLRPGYTEADLSALNAAYGSRVVRRLSNGSTFLLDLPGSGAPSESFVASGSAIARKYPAVQGVQHNYYHEIKARPNDEYFNAYYDTLSRLMGQWYFQPDPSDAAIKHVYATEAWDLQQGSSDIIVAVIDTGIRTKSALGDDGTTYYRTPHPDLVGRLIVDPAPVLSPYGVIPPDTAMGDNDPSPPENAGAYVAAHGTMVAGLIAAQGDNTIGISGMCWNGVKILPVKVATDEDGLIWDDAVFDALEYCIRYRDTELTSSGFPKRVNVINMSFGRQTLWPSTLVSQIQRAAASGIILVSTSGNEWESGPYPPDYPAALDEVICVGSTDRRDVVSTFSQRGRALDIVAPGEDVISTAFSPYLAEIGPVDSGGGDNGGGGGPPINPPGYYPSQIQAIGSLFPDKYGNYIAEFISGSSFATAIVSGAAALLMSQGVPAADVKNMLYSTATPKGFGRPNETYGWGLLNVRAALEKASIDVQIQTPAKSSVVTSARPRIRIDFRHALASSIRVWLDKGTAGQVLLIGGSGAAIQDWSGLYYTLDAAAGKTYLQFDYPIAAGSHTITASADSDILFDSELPVAVSAEDSSTFIVRAATLNPGWHMFSVPYKLDSSVTPDQVIGTGSQLWRYAYTDGESPRYAAYAYGARMDNEATFHPYSVIANLSVRPSGSAVATPPAGLGYWLRVRSSGWTLPGLNPATASEVGGGPYEIGLYKGWNMVGCPYVSAAPWSSALVDYGGLRLTAQEAVTMGWIGNYIYSYDPVNQRYSTASVSSAVMQPWQSQWVKVKVDAPITARTYNASFQGTFGLTTAPDCTGQVASDWSAFAASGEAHFTVGSVGVTDGVSQKVMPASSAGWFVGGIYQQIAVLPGQRYTFSAWTRRDMNCSGVSGTCRWPFGEGTQVGIDPTGGTDPLASSVVWSSTESLVGDWSQQLAYATAQSSTMTVFVAAFAGAPGTDRSVYIDNAQVSGGHDITLIVNPGYTTDRL
- a CDS encoding Gmad2 immunoglobulin-like domain-containing protein, whose translation is MHGKPDRASRFCLIAAIAIAVCPALVQGCRRTPRELVADSGNVIVAAPTAGSVVSSPVTVRGRARVFEAALNGRVVTKSGNVLGEAYFMADAGGPEFGNFDAEIAFKMSRSAESGYVEVFARSAKDGAIIDLVRVPVRLRGR
- a CDS encoding cytochrome c biogenesis protein CcdA encodes the protein MEIPFITAFVGGILSFLSPCVLPLVPAYISYMSGVSIEDLAAGESRQSMHRAGMRSIAFVMGFSLVFTVMGATATSISQALMLHRELIMKVAGTIIVVFGLHMLGVFRIRALYSERRFHLRIKNVGYLGAFLLGITFAFGWTPCVGPVLGTILTIAANSGGVTRGAALLAVYSLGLGIPFVLTGFATSHAVGAMNRIKPHFRKIEIASGALLILVGVLIFTAQLQILSGPLQELMPWEVG
- the rpsA gene encoding 30S ribosomal protein S1, translating into MSDDLEPQETTDVEATTVSEETISVEPELNVETGEPAAEPQEGPSEEPLGEVEQVAEPGGVSGEPLGDVERVAEATGVSEEPSGSVEQVAEAEATPVAPARKKSERTQKPRSESDMDYSNTFRELTEGDVVPGVVVHIDKEGVLVDVGTKSEGIIRPHELATSPYQSAEDVVSVGEEINVYVMETENQDGNLILSKKRADFEKAWDKVQAAMEDKRVITAMVNDRVKGGLVVDLGIRGFVPASHVGSGKVKNLEKYIGQSLPLKVIEVDRERRKVVLSHRLATEEEREKKREETVAALTEGQVRDGVVRRITDYGAFVDLGGIDGLLHISEMSWTRINHPSEVVKVGQKIQVAILKLNLEQGRVSLGMRQILPDPWTVVPGRYTVGETIEVTISRLVPFGAFVALEGGIEAIIPNSELSRRRVNRPEDIVSVGETVQAKVIDIKPEERRMTLSIRQIREDKEREEYDSYRHSSRSSSQDSGRMTLGDLVGSQLKELQAGMKQETPAEEPVAEAISDSDAAQDVSSVEDVVENVVEPEAVVAEPEPEAVEESPEEVAEATSEEAVIEGLPETETDEGEAEA
- a CDS encoding BlaI/MecI/CopY family transcriptional regulator — encoded protein: MDSKDGARDYVGIRKAMGGQSLGELEAQILDIIWDLEPPVSTTQVFKIMYPRRELSYSTIMLTMAKLARKGILTQKRTGDKKTDPFIYTPNMSREQMGMVLLNEVSKQVMRKPLHEAIPVLCGTEGDISKSDLAKLGKLIAKAK
- a CDS encoding dephospho-CoA kinase gives rise to the protein MGLTGGVASGKSTVAHMLEAMGATWISADEIVHALLAPGTETSSQVAREFGSEVLSPSGGVDRGKLGTIVFSDVEKRRRLEAILHPIVMKEISSSIERFRDCGSGVLVVEVPLLVEIGAARMFDKILVVSAEQESQISRLHKRCNLNRDEAELRLKAQLPMKDKMQFADWVISTEGTLADTRTRVERLWCDIQECLALGE